TCCATGTTTCGTAAAGCCCCCGTACCCCCGTACCCGCCGACCCTCCGACGAACTGTCGGTGGCCAGGGAAATGCACAGGCGACAGCAATAAAAAAACGCCCCCTTGCGGAGGCGTCTTTTCATGCACTACGGGAGCTGATCAGCCCTGGTAGTCACGCACGTCGCTACCGGTGTAGACCTGGCGCGGGCGGCCGATCTTCATTTCCGGGTCAACCTGCTGTTCGAGCCAGTGCGCGACCCAGCCGGAGGTGCGGCCCAGGGCGAACATGACGGTGAACATTTCGGTCGGGATCTGCAGCGCCTTGTAGATGATGCCGCTGTAGAAATCGACGTTCGGGTACAGCTTGCGGGCGACGAAGTAGTCGTCCTGCAGCGCGGCCTGTTCCAGCTTCACGGCAACGTCCAGCAGCGGATCCTGCACGCCCAGCTGCTTGAGCACCTTGCCGGTCATCTCGCCGATGACCTTCGCGCGCGGGTCGAAGTTCTTGTACACGCGGTGGCCGAAGCCCATCAGGCGGAAGCCCGAGGTCTTGTCCTTGGCCTTGAGCACGGCCGATTCAACGTTGTCCGCCGAACCGATTTCTTCCAGCATCTTCAACACGGCTTCGTTGGCACCGCCGTGGGCCGGACCCCACAGCGCGGTGACGCCAGCGGCGACCGACGCATACGGGTTGGCACCGGTCGAACCGACCAGGCGCACCGTCGAGGTGGAGGCGTTCTGCTCGTGGTCGGCATGCAGGATGAAGAGCAGGTCCAGCGCCTTGACCACGTCCGGGTTCAGCTCGTACTGGCCATCGGCCGACTCGAAGGTCTGCTTCAGGAAGCGGCTGACGTAATCCAGCGAGGTGTCCGGCGTGTTGGCCGGCAGGCCCTTGCCGTGGCGGTAGATCAGCGCCGACAGGGTTGGCACCTTGGCGATCAGGCGGACGGCGGACTGGCGGCGCTGCTCGGCGTCGGACAGGTCCAGCGAGGCGTGGTACTTCGCCGACAGCTGCGCGATGGCAGCGGTCAGGATGGCCATCGGGTGGGCATCCTTGTCGAAGCTGGCGATCAGGGCATTGATCGAGGCATCGACGTTGGCTTCGGCAGCCAGCTCATCGGTGAAGGCCTTCAGCTGCTCGGCGCTCGGACGCTCGCCGTTGATCAGCAGGTAAGCCACTTCGACGTAGCTGGACTTTTCCGACAGCTGCTCGATGGGGTAGCCGCGATACAGCAGCACGCCCTTGTCACCGTCGATGTAGGTGATGGCGGACTTGCAGCTGGCGGTGGCGGTGAAGCCGGAGTCGTAGGTGAAGAGACCGGTTTCCTTGGTCAGCTTCGAAATATCGACGCAATCGTTGCCGAGCGTGGGTTTGATGACAGGCAGAACAACCGACTTGTCGCCGGCATTCAGCGTGACCTGATCAAGATCGGACACTGTGTGCGCTCCTCAAGGGGAAGGCGCCCACCCAAGCGCGTGGGGCAGGCACGTGAAAGTAAGTCCACAGCCTGTGCTGTGGATCACGTCATTATCGCACAGCAACATTTGCCACGCCCTAGGACGGAAGTCGTAGACGCACACCCCGCTCGCCCTTGCCGCACAAGCACCGGCAAGCGCCAGGCGGGCTGGAATGGACACTGCGTTCCGCGCGGCGGGGGAATTTATGAACCGTCGTTCATCCGCCAGCAGGCTTTCCTCCAGGCATAAAAAAACAACGGCCGCCGAGGCGACCGTTGTTTGCGTGCAGCAGCTTCGAAACGCTTATTCGGCAGCAGCAGCCGGAGCCGGCTTGCCAAAACGCTTCTGGAACTTGTCGATACGGCCGCTGGTGTCGATCACCTTGTGCTTGCCCGTGTAGAACGGGTGCGAAGCAGAGGAGATTTCGATCTTGACGAGCGGGTACTCGTTGCCGTCTTCCCACTTCACGGTTTCTTTCGTCGCCATGGTGGAACGGGTCAGGATCTTGAAATCGGAGGTAACGTCCTGAAACACGACGTCACGGTAGTTCGGATGGATATCGTCCTTCATGGGGCACACACCGTAAATAAGGTCAGGGAAACGCAAGAGCGGCATTATAGCCGGGGCCGCTCCCTAGGGCAACCCATGGCCACGTTCCGCGTGAAGATACCGCCACTGCGGCGTCAGGCGACGCCGAGCGCACTCCGGACCTGGGCTTCAAAGCGCCCCTGGTCGTAGGCCATCAGCAGCTCGGTGTTGTCCGGCTGCCCCGTCTGGCGGTTCCAGTCGACAATGGTAGCACCCCGGCTGAAGGTGCCGGCCAGTTCGATGTTCAGCGGGCGCGATTCAACCCGCAGCGCGCCTTCCGGCTGCAGCGCCCAGGCCATGGCCAGGGCGTCGGCGGCGAACCAGCGCTCGCCGCGGCTGTCTTCGGACCACAGGCGGGTCTGGCGCGAGATCAGCTCGTAGAAGCGTGCCTTGTCGCTGTCGAAGGCCAGCCACTGCTCGACATCCTTGTGCAGCAGGCCGTGGGCGACGGTGGCTTCCCAGTCGGCCACTTCGATGTGCGGGAAACCGGTGAACACCACGTGCGCCGCTTCGGGATCGAAGGCGATGTTGAACTCGGCCGCCGGAGTGATGTTGCCGTGGCAGGTGACCGCCCCGCCCATGACCAGGAAGCGCTTCACGCGCTGCGGCAGGGTCGGGTCGAGCTTGAGCGCCAGGGCCAGGTTGGTCAGCGGGCCGAGGGCGACCAGGAACAGCTCGCCGGCGTACTCATGCGACAGGCGCAGGATGGCCAGCGCGGCGTGTTCGGCTTCGGCCTGGCGCTGGGCGGCCGGCAGGTTGACGTCGCCGAAGCCGTCGGCGCCATGAACGTGGGCCGCATCCACCGACGGGTGCACCAGCGGTTCGGGGGTACCGGCGAACACCGGCACGTCTTCACGCCCGGCCACTTCACACAGTTTCAGCGCATTGCGGACCGTGTGGTCCAGGCCGACATTGCCGGCGGCAATGGTGAGGCCGACCACGTCATGGCGTTCGTCGGCAAAGGCCATCAACAGGGCCAGGGCGTCATCGACACCCGGATCGGTGTCGATCAACAGCGGAATCTTCTTGGTCATGCGTGCCGTCTTGGTAAGCGGCAAGGGACTTTCGCACCCCGGGATGACAAATACAAGGCGCGGGTCGGGGCCACTTGGGCCGGCCAACGGCCGGCGCTACGAATTGTTACGGGCCCATTGGGATCTGGATCAATCGACCGTCGGGATCATTCGATCGGTAGCGCCGGCCGTTGGCCGGCCCAGACCATGCCGACTATGCCGACGCGTATCTCACCGCGTTGCCAATCCACCGCTCGACCACCCTATCGGCCACCGTCGGCGCCTCCACCATCAACCGCTCGGCCAGCGCATGCACGCCCGGCAGCAGATCCGCGTCGCGGGCCAGGTCGGCCATGCGGAAGCCGGCCAGGCCGGTCTGGCGGGTACCCAGCAGCTCCCCCGGACCGCGCAGTTCCAGGTCCTTTTCGGCGATCACGAAGCCATCGTTGGTCTGCCGCATGGTTTCCAGGCGCTCGCGTGCCATCGCCGACAGCCGCGCCTGGTACAGCAGCACGCAGCGCGACACCGCCGAACCACGCCCGACCCGTCCGCGCAGCTGGTGCAGCTGGGCCAGGCCAAGGCGTTCGGCGTTCTCGATCACCATCAACGAGGCATTGGGCACGTCCACGCCGACTTCGATCACCGTGGTGGCCACCAGCAGGTCGATCTGCCCGGCCTTGAACGCGACCATGGTGGCCAGCTTCTCGCTGGCCTTCAGCCGGCCATGCACCAGCCCCACCCGCACGCCCGGCAGCAACGCCTGCAGCGATTCGAACGTGGCCTGCGCGGGGGTGGCATCCAGCTCGTCGTTTTCTTCGATCAGGGTGCACACCCAGTACACCTGGCGGCCTTCGCGGCAGGCCAGCGCGATGCGCTCGATCAGTTCGGGGCGGCGATCATTGTTCAATGCCACGGTCTGCACCGGGGTGCGCCCGGGCGGTAGTTCGTCGATCGCCGACACGTCCAGGTCGGCGTATTCGGACATTGCCAGCGTGCGCGGAATCGGCGTGGCGGTCATCACCAGCTGGTGCGGCACGCTGTGCCCGCCCGGTCCCTTGTCGCGCAGCGCAAGCCGCTGGTGCACGCCGAACCGGTGCTGCTCGTCGACGATGGCCAGCGCCAGGTCGTGGAACACCACCGATTCCTGCATCAGCGCATGGGTGCCCACCACCACCTGGGCCTGCCCGTTGGCGACCTGTTCGAGCACCTTCGCGCGCGCCTTGCCGGTGACCTTGCCGGCCAGCCAGGCGACCTGCACGCCCAGCGGTTCCAGCCAGCCGCGCAGGTTGGTGAGGTGCTGTTCGGCCAGCAGTTCGGTGGGGGCAGCCAGCGCGACCTGCTTGCCCTGCTCCACCGCCAGCATGGCCGCCAGCGCGGCCACCACGGTCTTGCCCGAGCCGACATCGCCCTGCACCAGCCGCAGCATCGGGCGCGGCTGGGCCAGGTCCTCGCGGATCTGGGTGAACACACGCTTCTGCGCGGCGGTCAGGGCAAAGGGCAGCTGCTTGAGCAGGGCCTTGGCCAGTCTCCCGGGGCCGGCCAGCGGTGGCGCATGGTGCGCCTGCAGGGCTATGCGCTGGCGGCGCAGGCTCAGGTGGTGGGCCAGCAGCTCTTCCAGCGCCAGCCGGCGCTGCGCGGGATGCGTGCCTGCGGCGAGCGCGGCCAGGTTGGCGTCGGGTGGCGGGCGGTGCACGGTCAGCAAGGCACTGCGCAGCGAGGGCAACGCCAGGCCATCGAGCCAGCCCGTCGGCAGCAGTTCCAGGCTGGATTCTTCGGGCAGGCGGTCCAGCGCCTGGCCGATCAGGCGGCGAAGCGTGGCCGGGCCGATGCCTTCCACCGTGGGGTAGACCGGGTCCAGGCTGTCGCCCAGCGCCGGGTCATCGGTACGGCCGAGCACCTGGTAGCTGGGGTGGACGATTTCCAGACCCAGCTGGCCCGGCTTGGGCGTGCCGAAGCAGCGCAGGCGGGTTCCCACGGAGAACTGGGCCACCTGCTGCTGGCGGAAGTGGAAGAAACGCAGCACCAGGGTGCCCTGCCCTTCGTCTTCCACGGCCACTTTCAGGGTCGGGCGGAAGCGCATGCCGCGGTCCACCGCGACCACGCGGACTTCCACCTGCGCCGGCACGCCGTTGCGCAGGTCCTGTATGCGGGTCAGAGCGGTGCGGTCTTCGTACCGCAGCGGCAGGTGCAGCCACAGGTCCTGCAGCGAGGACAGGCCGCGCGCCGCCAGCTTGGCGGCCACGGCCGGACCCACGCCGGCAAGCACCGCCAGCGAAGCTTCGCCGGACGGCGCCAGCGCCGGGGTGACCGCCGGTCTGCGTGCCACGTGGCGGTCAGTCGATGACCATCACCGCATCAACCTCGAAGTTGGCGCCCTTGGGCAGGCCGGACACTTCGATGGTGGAGCGGGCCGGGAACGGCGCCTGGAAGTAGTCCTGCATGACCGCGTTGACCTTGGCGAATTCGGCCAGGTCGGTCAGGTACAGGCCCAGGCGGACCACCTTGTCCAGCGAGCCGCCGGCGGCTTCGGCCACGGCCTTGAGGTTGTCGAAGGCGCGGCGGGCCTGCGCTTCGACATCACCGGCACCGACGATGTCGCCGGTGGCCGGGTCCAGCGGAATCTGGCCGGAGAAGTACACGGTGTTGCCGGCACGCACGGCCTGCGAATACGGACCGATCGCGGCCGGTGCGTTTTCGGTGTTGATGATCTGGCGGGACATGGGGTGCCTCGTTATGTCGAACAATGGTGGGCCATTGTATCGGTTTCGATCATTGCCTATTGCCTGCGCACCGACTGGACAACTGACAAACGCCGCAGCCGGCGCATGACTTCGGCCAGGTGGTTGCGGTCGCGGACCTGGATGTTGAAGGCCAGCACGGCGGCGTTGAAGTCGCGGTCCAGGTAGTCCACCCGCTCGATGTTGGAATGGCTCTGCGCGATCGCTGCGGCCAGCTGGGCCAGCACGCCGGTGCCGTTCTCCACTTCCACCACCAGCGCAGTGTCGTAATCGCCGGAGACGGTGGTGTCCCAGCCGATCGGCACCCAGCGCTCGGGCGACTTGCGCAGTTCGGCCAGGTTCGGACAGTCCAGGCGGTGCACCACGATGCCCTTGCCGGCGGTGTGGTAGCCCATGATCTCGTCGCCGGGAATCGGCTGGCAGCAGTTGGCGAAGCTGACCACGCCGCGTTCGCTGCCGTTGATCAGGATCTTTTCCTGCGAGTGCTTGGAATGCGCGCCGCCGCGCAGTTCGGCATAGGCCATCAGGGCCTGCGCGGCCTGGTTGGGCATCCAGTTGCCCAGCGCCACTTCGGCCAGCAGGGCCTCCAGGCGCGGGTAGCGGTGTTCGGCAAGGAACGCATCCAGGCGCCCCTTGGGCAGGCGTTCGAGCGAGCTGTCCATCGCCTCCAGCGCGCGGTCCAGCATGCGGTGGCCCAGCTGCACGGCATCTTCGTGTTCGAGCTGCTTGAGCTGGTGGCGGATCGCGGTGCGCGCCTTGGAGCTGACCACGAATTCGAGCCACTGCGGCTTGGGCGTGGCCGAGCGTGCGGTGATGACTTCCACGGTCTGCCCACTGACCAGCTTGGTGCGCAGCGGCACCAGTTTCTTGTCCACGCGCGAGGCCACCGCCATGTTGCCCACGTCGGTGTGCACCGCATAGGCGAAGTCCAGCGCGGTGGAGTTGCGCGGCAGGGCCAGGATCTTGCCCTTGGGCGTGAACAGGTAGACCTCGTCCGGGAACAGGTCGACCTTGACGTTGTCGAGGAATTCCAGCGACGAACCGGCGGCGCGCTGCGAATCGATCAGTTCCACGATCCAGGCGTGCGCACGGCTCTGCGCGCTGTTGGGGGTGTCCCCACCGAACTTGTAGGTCCAGTGCGCGGCCACGCCGCGCTCGGCGATCAGGTCCATTTCCTCGGTGCGGATCTGCACTTCGATCGGGGAGCCGTACGGGCCGAACAGCACCGTGTGCAGCGACTGGTAGCCGTTGGCCTTGGGAATGGCGATGAAATCGCGGAAGCGCCCATCCAGCGGCTTGAAGGTGGCATGCACCGATCCCAGCGCGTGGTAACAGTTGGGCACGCTGCGCACGACCAGGCGGAAGCCGAACACGTCCATGACCTGGTCGAAGGATTTGTTCTCGTCGCGCATCTTGTTGTAGATGCTCCACGGGGTCTTGATCCGGCTGACCAGGCGGTGTTCCAGCCCTTCCTTGGCCAGCCGCTGCGACAGCTGCACTTCCACCTGTGCCATTGCCTCGCGGCGTACCACCGGCTGGCTGCGGATGTGCTTTTCCAGGATCGCGTGGCGCCACGGGTACAGCGCCTTGAAGCCCAGGTTCTGCAGCTCGCTCTTGACCAGGCTCATGCCCAGCCGCTGCGCGATCGGGGCGTAGATCTCCAGGGTCTCGCGCGCGATGCGGCCGCGCGCCTCGGTGCTCTGCGCGCCCAGCGTGCGCATGTTGTGCAGGCGGTCGGCCAGCTTGATCATGATCACGCGCAGGTCGCGCGACATCGCCAGCAGCATCTTGCGGAAGCTTTCGGCGGCCGCTTCCTGGCGGTCACGGAACTTCAGCTTGTCCAGCTTGGTCACCCCATCGACCAGCTCGGCCACGGCTTCGCCGAATTCGGCGGCCAGTTCTTCGCGGGTCAGCGGGGTGTCTTCGATGGTGTCGTGCAGGATCGCGGCGATCAGCGCTTCCACGTCCAGGCCCAGCTCGGCCAGTACCTGCGCCACCGCCACCGGGTGGGTGATGTACGGCTCGCCCGATTTGCGGGTCTGCCCGGCATGCGCGGAGGCCCCTACCTCCCAGGCGCGACGCAGCAGCGGCAACTGCTCGGGCGGCAGGTAATGGGCTGCGCGTTCAAGCTGGAGGACATAGTCGGGTACGGCCGCGCCGGGAGACGTGGCGACCTTGGCAGAGGGGCCTGGGTTCATGGCTGGAAGACTATTCCAGCGACGGGATAACGGCAAACTATTGCGTTCGGGCAATCGTCAAATGCGTCACCACCAACGGGGTGACCTGCCGCTCAAAAGCAGACAGCCCGCACATGGCGGGCTGTCTGTTGCAACAACGGATGATCGGATGGGATCAGTCGTCGTTCTTGGACATGTCTTCGTCGGCGACGACTTCGGCAGCGGCCCATTCCAGTGCTTCACGCTCGGCACGCTCGCGCTCGGCCTTCTCGACTTCGTCGATCAGGGCGTTGTCGATCTTGCGGGCGGCAATTTCGCGCAGCGCCAGCACGGTCGGCTTGTCTTCGGTTTCGCTGTTGTCCAGGGTGGCCTGGACACCGTTGGCCAGCTGACGGGCGCGCTTGGACGCCATCATGACCAGCTCGAAACGGTTATCGACGACTTCCAGGCAATCTTCTACGGTGATGCGGGCCATGCGGGCTCCCGGCAGCCGGCAGGGGCTGCTCATCGAATGAGGGAAAGGGGACGGATTGTACCGGCCAGGGCTGGACAAAATCAAGCCGACCGGCTACCCGCCCCTTGTGAATCAGTCAGTTGCCGTTGCGTCCTGGGTCAGCAGGGCCTGGATCAGGCCCGCGTGGCGGACCTTCTGGGCCTCCCGGCGCAGGCGACTGGCGGTGAAGATGGCGCACAGCTCGTCCACGGCGGTCTCGAACACTTCGTTGACGATGACGTAGTCGAAGTCGTTGAAATGCAGCATTTCCTCGCGGGCGGCGGCCAGGCGCTGGGCGATCACCGCCTCGCTGTCCTGCCCGCGCTTGCGCATGCGGTCCTGCAGGGCCTGCTTCGACGGCGGCAGGATGAACACCGTGACCGTGCCGGGGACCAGCTGGCGGACCTGCTGGGCGCCCTGCCAGTCGATCTCCAGCAGCACGTCCTGGCCGGCCGACAACTGCGGCTCGACCGACTGGCGGGCGGTGCCCTTCCAGTCCCCATGCACCCAGGCGTGTTCGAAGAAGTCGCCGGCGGCGATCATCCGCTCGAACTCGGGCGCACTGACAAAGTGATAGTGCTCGCCGTTCACTTCGCCCGGGCGCATCGCGCGCGAGGTGAACGAGATCGACAGGGCGATCTGCGGGTCGCGGGCCAGGGTCGCATTGACGATGCTGCTCTTGCCGGCCCCGGACGGGGCGGCCACGATGTACAGCGTGCCGCGGGCCGGTTCCGGGCTCTGGAGGGGCTGGCTGCTCATTCGATGTTCTGCACCTGTTCGCGGATCTGGTCGATCAGCACCTTCAGCTCGACGGCGGCATTGGAGGTGCGGCTGTCCACCGACTTGGAGCCCAGCGTGTTGGCTTCGCGGTTGAACTCCTGCAGCAGGAAGTCCAGGCGGCGGCCGACCGGCTCGCGCTGCGTGAGCACGCGGCGGATTTCCACGATGTGGCTGCGCAGGCGGTCCAGCTCCTCGTCCACGTCCAGCTTCTGCAGCCACAGCACCAGTTCCTGCTCGGCGCGGCCGGGATCGACCGGGTGCGGCAGGTCGGCCAGCCGGGCCGACAGCTTGGCGCGCTGGCCATCGCGGATCAGCGGAATCAGGGTGGTGACCTCGGCGGCGATGCGCTCCACGCCATCGACGCGCTCCTGAATCGCCGTGGCCAGCTTGTCGCCCTCGCGCTCACGCGCGGCGACGAAACCGTCCAGGCTCTCTTCCAGCAGGGCCAGGGCCTCGGCCTGAAGGGCGGCGGCATCAACTGCCTCGCCCTGCATCACGCCTGGCACCTGCAGCAGCTCGGTGAAGCTCACCTGCAGGCTGGGGAAGCCCGGCGCCAGCCGGCTGGCCAGCTCGCCGAGCTGGGCCAGCAGCGCGTCGTTGACCACCAATGCCCCGGTGACCTCCGGCGCGCGCAGGCGCATGACCAGATCGATCTTGCCGCGGCTGCAGCGGTTGGCGACACGCTCCCGCAGTTGCGGTTCAAGCGCACGCAGCTCCTCGGGCAGGCGCACGCCCACCTCCAGGAACCGGTGGTTGACCGAGCGCAGCTCACAGGCCAGCGTGCCCCAGGGCGTGGCGCGCTCGCCGCCGGCATAGGCGGTCATGCTTCGAATCATGCGGGTTTCCGGTGCTCTCAAAGTGCAAATGGTACCCTAGCGGTTCCTTTGGAGCCTCCTCGCCTGCCGGTCCCCGGTCCGGGCGCGGTCCCGCATCCCTCGTCTTACCGGAAGCCATCCATGTCCGATCCCCGTCCCAGCGGCCGCCAGGCCGAGCAGTTGCGCGAAGTGCGCATCGAACGCGCCTTCACCCGCCATGCCGAAGGCTCGGTGCTGGTCAGCTTCGGTGAAACCCGCGTGCTGTGCACCGCCAGCGTGGAAAACCGCGTACCGGGCTTCCTGCGCGGCAAGGGCGAAGGCTGGGTCACGGCCGAATACGGCATGCTGCCGCGCTCCACCCACACCCGCAACGACCGCGAAGCGGCGCGCGGCAAGCAGGGCGGCCGCACCCTGGAAATCCAGCGCCTGATCGGCCGCACCCTGCGCGCCTGCATTGATCGGAGCGCACTGGGCGAACGCACCATCACCCTCGACTGCGACGTGCTGCAGGCCGATGGCGGCACCCGCACCGCCGCCATCACCGGTGCCTACGTGGCGCTGGTGGATGCGGTGAACTTCCTGATCAAGCGCGGCGACATCAAGCGCAACCCGATCTTCGGCGCCGTGGCCGCGGTGTCGGTCGGCATCTACCGCGGCACCCCGGTGCTGGACCTGGACTACGCCGAAGACAGCGACTGCGACACCGACATGAACGTGGTGATGAACGACGGCGGCGGCTTCATCGAGCTGCAGGGCACCGCCGAAGGCCACGCGTTCCGCCGCGATGAGCTGGACGCGCTGCTGGCGCTGGCCGAAAAGGGCATCACCGACCTGTTCGCGGCCCAGCAGGCCGCACTGGCGCAGCCGTGAGCCGGCGCCTCGCCCTGGTCACCCTGGTGGTGGCCGATTACGACGAGGCGATCGCCTGGTACACGGGCAAGCTCGGCTTCCATCTGATCGATGACATCGACCAGGGCAGCAAGCGCTGGGTGGTGGTCGGTCCTACCGACGGCAGCGCGGCGGCGCTGCTGCTGGCACGCGCCAGCAATGAAGAGCAGCAGAGCCGCGTCGGCAACCAGACCGGTGGCCGGGTCGGTTTCTTCCTCAACACCGACGATTTTTACCGCGACCATGCCGCGATGACCGCGCGCGGCGTGGAATTCCTCGAAGCCCCGCGCGAGGAGCCCTACGCCACGGTTGCGGTGTTCCGCGACCTGTACGGCAACACGTGGGACCTGCTGGAGCCCAAGCAATGAAACTGGTACTGGCCAGCGGCAACGCCGGCAAGCTGAAGGAACTGCAGGCCATGCTGGCCGGCCTGCCGCTGGAAATCGTGGCGCAGGGCGCGCTGGGCGTGAGCGATGTGCCGGAAACCGGCCTGACCTTCGTCGAGAACGCATTGATCAAGGCCCGCCATGCCTGCGCCAGCACCGGCCTGCCGGCGCTGGCCGACGATTCGGGCCTGATCGTGGATGCGCTGGACGGCGCGCCCGGTCTGTACAGCGCGCGTTATGCCGGCAGCCCGACCGATGACGCGGCCAACAACGCCAAGCTGCTGGACGCCATGCGCGATGTACCGGCCGAGCGCCGCACCGCGCGCTTCTACGCGGTGATCGTGCTGCTGCGCCACGCCAACGACCCGCAGCCGCTGATCTGCGAAGGCAGCTGGGAAGGCGAGATCCTGGACGAACTGCGCGGCAGCCACGGCTTCGGCTACAACCCGCTGTTCCTGGACACGGTGCTGGGCCAGACCGCCGCGGAAATGGCACCGGATGTAAAGAACGCGATGAGCCACCGCGGCAAGGCGCTGCAGGTGTTGAAGCAGAAGCTGTCGGCGTTGATCTGAATCGATTGTTGATGATTTCCCGAGGGCCGGCCAACGGCCGGCGCTACCGATGAGCACGATGTCCGACACCGATTGCCACCACCTTCCGGGCGAAAGCTGCGACCACGACCACGCGGTCTCGCTGGTACCGCCGCCGCTGTCGCTGTACGTGCACCTGCCGTGGTGCGTGCGCAAGTGCCCGTATTGCGATTTCAACTCGCACCAGGCCAAGGGCGAACTGCCGTTCGAGTCCTACATCGACGCGCTGATCCGCGACCTCGACCAGGACCTGCCGCTGGTCTGGGGTCGGGTGGTGAACAGCGTGTTCTTCGGCGGCGGCACGCCCAGCCTGTTCCCGCCGGAGGCGATCGACCGCTTCCTGCAGGCAGCTTCGGCACGGCTGCGCTTCGCCCCGAACCTGGAGGTGACCCTGGAAACCAACCCGGGCACGGCCGAGCACGGGCGCTTCGACCGCTACCGCGCGGCCGGGGTGAACCGGATCAGCTTCGGCATCCAGACCTTCAACGATGGGGCGCTGCAGCGGCTGGGCCGCATCCATGACAGCGGTGAAGCCGAGCGCGCGGTGAAGCTGGCCCAGGATGCCGGCTACGACAACTTCAACATCGACCTGATGTACGCGCTGCCGCAGCAGACCCTGGCCCAGGCCGAGCACGACCTGGAACGTGCGTTCGCGCTGCAGCCCACCCACCTGTCGCACTACCAGCTCACCCTGGAGCCGAACACCGTGTTCTTCGCACGGCCGCCGCAGGGCATTCCCGACGATGATTCGGCCTGGGACATGCAGGAACACTGCCAGCGCCTGCTGGCCGAGGCCGGCTATGCGCAGTACGAAGTGAGCGCCTACGCGCGCCCCGGGCGGCAGAGCCAGCACAACCTGAACTACTGGCGCTTCGGCGATTACCTGGGCATCGGTGCCGGCGCCCACGGCAAGATCAGCTCCGGCGCCGGGCAGCACGTGCTGCGCCGCTGGAAGCACAAGCACCCGCAGACGTTCATGGACACTGCCGGCACGGCCGCGTCGATCGGCGGCGACGAGGTGATCGGCGCCGACCGCCTGCCGTTCGAGTACATGCTCAACCTGCTGCGCCTGCACGAGGGCTTCCGGTTCAAGGACTTCGAGTCGCGCACCGGGTTGGACCGGGCGAGCATCGCCGCGCCGCTGCAGACCGCCCTCGCCAGGGGATGGATGACGGTGCAGGGCGACCAGGTGCAGCCGACCGAGCTGGGCCGGCGTTTCACCAACGACGT
This is a stretch of genomic DNA from Stenotrophomonas rhizophila. It encodes these proteins:
- the rdgB gene encoding RdgB/HAM1 family non-canonical purine NTP pyrophosphatase; this encodes MKLVLASGNAGKLKELQAMLAGLPLEIVAQGALGVSDVPETGLTFVENALIKARHACASTGLPALADDSGLIVDALDGAPGLYSARYAGSPTDDAANNAKLLDAMRDVPAERRTARFYAVIVLLRHANDPQPLICEGSWEGEILDELRGSHGFGYNPLFLDTVLGQTAAEMAPDVKNAMSHRGKALQVLKQKLSALI
- the hemW gene encoding radical SAM family heme chaperone HemW — translated: MSDTDCHHLPGESCDHDHAVSLVPPPLSLYVHLPWCVRKCPYCDFNSHQAKGELPFESYIDALIRDLDQDLPLVWGRVVNSVFFGGGTPSLFPPEAIDRFLQAASARLRFAPNLEVTLETNPGTAEHGRFDRYRAAGVNRISFGIQTFNDGALQRLGRIHDSGEAERAVKLAQDAGYDNFNIDLMYALPQQTLAQAEHDLERAFALQPTHLSHYQLTLEPNTVFFARPPQGIPDDDSAWDMQEHCQRLLAEAGYAQYEVSAYARPGRQSQHNLNYWRFGDYLGIGAGAHGKISSGAGQHVLRRWKHKHPQTFMDTAGTAASIGGDEVIGADRLPFEYMLNLLRLHEGFRFKDFESRTGLDRASIAAPLQTALARGWMTVQGDQVQPTELGRRFTNDVVELFLG
- the gmk gene encoding guanylate kinase, which gives rise to MSSQPLQSPEPARGTLYIVAAPSGAGKSSIVNATLARDPQIALSISFTSRAMRPGEVNGEHYHFVSAPEFERMIAAGDFFEHAWVHGDWKGTARQSVEPQLSAGQDVLLEIDWQGAQQVRQLVPGTVTVFILPPSKQALQDRMRKRGQDSEAVIAQRLAAAREEMLHFNDFDYVIVNEVFETAVDELCAIFTASRLRREAQKVRHAGLIQALLTQDATATD
- a CDS encoding VOC family protein; translation: MSRRLALVTLVVADYDEAIAWYTGKLGFHLIDDIDQGSKRWVVVGPTDGSAAALLLARASNEEQQSRVGNQTGGRVGFFLNTDDFYRDHAAMTARGVEFLEAPREEPYATVAVFRDLYGNTWDLLEPKQ
- a CDS encoding YicC/YloC family endoribonuclease, producing the protein MIRSMTAYAGGERATPWGTLACELRSVNHRFLEVGVRLPEELRALEPQLRERVANRCSRGKIDLVMRLRAPEVTGALVVNDALLAQLGELASRLAPGFPSLQVSFTELLQVPGVMQGEAVDAAALQAEALALLEESLDGFVAAREREGDKLATAIQERVDGVERIAAEVTTLIPLIRDGQRAKLSARLADLPHPVDPGRAEQELVLWLQKLDVDEELDRLRSHIVEIRRVLTQREPVGRRLDFLLQEFNREANTLGSKSVDSRTSNAAVELKVLIDQIREQVQNIE
- the rph gene encoding ribonuclease PH produces the protein MSDPRPSGRQAEQLREVRIERAFTRHAEGSVLVSFGETRVLCTASVENRVPGFLRGKGEGWVTAEYGMLPRSTHTRNDREAARGKQGGRTLEIQRLIGRTLRACIDRSALGERTITLDCDVLQADGGTRTAAITGAYVALVDAVNFLIKRGDIKRNPIFGAVAAVSVGIYRGTPVLDLDYAEDSDCDTDMNVVMNDGGGFIELQGTAEGHAFRRDELDALLALAEKGITDLFAAQQAALAQP